The DNA sequence atCACGAATAAGCCCCTCTTTTTACAAACgtatatcattttttttccaattataCCCAATTACTATTTGCTCATGGATTGCTATAAGCCAAAATTCCAGACCTTTGAAATTCCGATGGTAAGTATGCAAAAAAATCTGACAAAAGGTAGAAATGCCCTAGGTAATAATTGTGGCACCTGGTTTAATTTAACGGTAAAACTTTCATATGATACTGAGTAGTGTTTATTGTTGGAAATATATTGGTGGTTGTAAATCGGTAATTCgcatgtccaaaaatgtagAAACGAAATTACATCCTCCAAAAATTGCTATTGAAACGTTGTGACATTCATTCCAATGACAATTATTCATCAAGGTCCAGACTTTGAGGCGTCCATTAGTTTGGAATGAATGAGGGAAGTAAGATCAAGACCAACTCTGGGAATGAACCTTAGTGCCGACTTGGATTAATCTGGATCTCGATAAACACCTTGACTTGCTCTTAAATGCACACACATTCTGTGCATGACACGCGAccttgttttttcttttgtacttcACCTCACCAAAGAAAACAATGAATGTCGAAGGTTAAATAGATCCGCTTCTAGAGGAGCACTCCACCAGAGTGAGTGCATGGTTCTCGTCTCAAAAGTGCACCCACCATCAAGAGAAGATTGATTGATCTTGGCAACAGGACATTAGACTTGCATGGCAGAAGCTGCAATATTGcagtatttcaattttcgtcCTTAAAACTGGGAAAAACGGGGATGAAAAGTCTCATGTCGACAAATCTGCAAACAGGAAAAGTCGACATACCGGAAGACTCAACGCtctggaaaaaatgagaagtgACTTTTTAGGCCTAGATTAGTGAATGCGGGAATTTACAGACTCAAATAAGGATAAACAAAGAGTTTGGGGGAAATAGGTGGGAGGCCTTGAAACTGTCATATTTGGAGGAACCCTGTTCATCATGCAGGTTTCTTTAAACTTACTGTTAGTGTTTTCTTTACAATTTTAGGTAGAATGAATGTTGGATTTTGATCTGGGTCACTAtgaatcttgaattataaGTACTGGACAAAGCAGTACTTCCAGCACAGTTGATCACGTATTGATTCCAAATCCCTACGAGCATTGGTTGGTTATTGATGTTCGCCACTAGAAAAGCATTGATAAAATTagaatcaaactttttttttgcactcaCTCACCACCACTTTGAAGAATTCTTTCTTGGAATCTATTTCGGATCGTATTTCGACTTGATTCAAGTTTGGAGGTCAAAAAGTCTCAGCACTTGGCCGAAAGCTGGGGCCAATGAACGGTAGAGCaacattcattcaatttattcCGAAGGTGGAAAATATGTTAGTTCTCTTTAGCAATCTTaatgcttgattttttttattttgagtaATTCAAATATTATCAAAGAAAACCTTGTGCAACCAATACACTTGCAGTCCTTTATCGAATACTCCCTGATATTGGAATGGTTCTATTAAAACAAGCTATAAAAATATAATCCAAATAAGATTATTGGTAAAAAAACCGTTATAGGCCCAGACCAGTCCAGTttgcttgattgatttgaCAGAACAGAAAAGtccttttttaaaacaaaatgatgtGAAAGTTGATCAAAGAGCCTCTGATGTGAATTaaaattgatcaagaaaatagttttttatCGAAATTTTGAGACATTTAATATGGTTCTCCAAGTTGCGTCGCTAAAAGACCGAAtaaaggacaaaaaaaaaaaacttgaaagacCTCAAAACTATTATGATCTAGTATGTATTTGGAATTTCTTTAGAATTTATTAAAACTGTTTAAAATGCGTTTTAGTGAACAACCGTAATtgtttcaaatccgccctgTAAATCAAGGTTAATTGACACATTACTGACTACTGTATATAAATTGCCATgttcttccttctttcatATGCAGTATAACTTGACCAATGGTATAATATCATGGTCCCATGGTTAAAACAAGATACAAAACGCATGGTTGTCGACTCTAGACAATATTTGGAAATACATTTTCGCTTTAATGCCGTTTAAAGAAAAGTGTTTCTGGAAACTTCCTAAAGGTAACATGCAAATTGCTGCATTATCTTTTTGATCTATGATTAGGGGTGCACGTTTTGTACCATAAAAAAGTCCAAAACTACaactgaaagtgcaaaaagttaaaatgAGGAGCTCATTTGTTTGACTAGTTATTGGCGTCAAatagagaagaaaaagagagaagattGCCCCAACCAGGGTGGCCAAACTCAAAACCCCAGGAAAATTGGGCCAAACGCAAGTTTTCTCTGAATTGAGGATAAGTACCTTGAGACTAACAAGTACCTGGCATCTCAGACATTTGTTACATTTTCTAGAAGCTTCCCACAAAAATGCTGATAATCCCAGGGAACAATCTCCGTATACTTAAATTGATTTATGGTCACTGCAGTCAGGAATCGAATAAAATACTCCAGGATTGCGGTAAATATGCTTGCCCATAGTCTTTCGTTTAGACGACCGAACTTCTACTTACACATCTAACCTCATTGTCTCGAGTCAAACTTGCCCTAAACAAGTAAACCTTGAAATATAAAACGGATTTATatcattcatgaaaaaagtCGAGTACTGCACATATTTGGCTACACCGGACTGGGCCATTGAGTCATCATCCTCACGTAAAGATAAGAGTGAATAATTTTAACAAACATGGAACTCAAAAAGTTATTTAGGCTTGACACTGCCATGTTAGAACTGAGAGGCTGCTGATAAGGGCTTTGGCCTGCAATCATTCACAGATAAGGCGACTTTAGATAGAGGATTCCAGTCAGGCCCGTCGTCACTAACGGATAGATAAGGTCCTCCTGGTATCAAGTGCCGATCGATAGTGAGCTCGAAACATTTCAATCGCCTCTCATTGATAATTCCTGGTGCTGACTAACATCATTACAAATAGTGGGAAGGAAGTAAAAAATCCATATTCACAACAACCCAACCATGCGAGTGCTTCTCCCTTTTCTCCTGGCCGGCCTTTTGGCCTTCAGTGGTGTATGCAGTCTTAGTGTTGGCCAAGCTGAAATTGTGGGGAGTGATGGCCTAGATGAAGATAGTCCCATTGCCGATGGTGAATCAGTtggggaaggaaggaaatttGATAAGGGTGGCTTTGTAATTAATTGCTCCTCTTATTTTCTAGATGACTCATTCACCCTCAAATGTGATATTCAAGTTCAGGGATCCAATGATGGTTGGTTGTTATGTATGTGGACTCACGAATTGGAAGATGAACAAGTAAGCACTTTACAAAGGAAACTTCTTCTCAAGATCGAACGGAGgtgaaaatggccaatcaCTTATCCTGATTTCAGTTCAGTTCATGAGTACATTATTGAATGCACTTCGGGTTCAATAGCAagcttttttggtttggatcaatgtgcaaaaaaggtttgcgctaaaaaacaaaaagcacCTCGGCCAGATTTTCAATGCAACATTTTGAGGCACAAAACTCTCATGACAAAAAAAGCATATACTGGCATGAAGATTTATAGAGGCATCATCCTATGAAATGAAGATGGTCAGTGAAGTTATGCCTGAGTCATAACCATCACCTTGCGAACATGTACATTATCATTAGGCTCCATTTATTCACCAGAAGATGCCtaagatatatatatattttttcatatcaaGATATTTAATCAATCCCAGATAACCATACTCTTAGAGTATGACCGTAAAATTCGTGCCCTTTGATAACACATTTTGCTCATGGAAGAACTCCTTAGTCGATCTATCATTTTCGATAAGATATGTAATCTTTGTTCTGTTTCATAATTTATGTAAACTCAACTAAAAAACCAAAGCCATTCAGAGCTGGAAGTTACGATGCTTGATATCAATCATTACTTTCAATTTCTCTTTTTAACAATGTGTGGTAGAGTTAGCCTGATCCATTTTACTTGCTATAGACTTTGAAACTGCCTAAAATGTCGTCGTTGAGAGTTAGATTTAGGGATTGGCTGGTCAATCTTCTGTCTCCTGCCATTGCTGAAATTTGGCTTTTACCTATCACTCGATACATTTGGCGATGTCATACAGCTCAATTCTAAGCAGAACATTTTTTGGTGAAGATAAAATGGAACTTTGTGTCAGTTCCTTTTTGTCGCTAGCCTACTCTTGGTTTTGGTGAGCATAAAGAAATTTGAAGGCGTTTCTTTCTTAAAAGAGCTCCATTGTTCTGGGCACGCTTATTTCCACTTATTTGCTGAAGTATCTAACCACCaaacttgcattttttgctcatCCATAATGCATCTCTTGAGGAATCAGGAAGCATCTGTGTCAACTCGGATTTAGTTGCcaatgtttgtctttgaattCCAAAGACTTTGTGCAGATTTGGAGTCTTGAATTGACTTTTGAGGTAGCGGTAAATACTATGAGATGCCAGCTCAAGATAACAATGATAAAGTGGCAAGATAAGTTTAACATTGTAAATAAGCTTCAAAAGCTAGAACGTATGAACGTTTGGGAAAATAATCTAATGCACGGAATGTTTCATTGATGTGAGGAAATTTAAAACGCCGACCTTAGAATAAAGTTgaatttattcaaatatttccaaatgCACAAAGAGGTGTTGGGCGTAAAAAACCTTGACCATCAAACATTCGTAGTACCGTTTTAGGACTAAAATATGAACCTTTCAAATTAATCGAAGCCGCGGGGAATTTTGATTTCTCAAACCAAATTTGTTGAGAATTGAGAGTCTATCTAACCTTGTGTCAACATCGAGGAAACATGTTTTCTCAGCCGAGCCTTCACAATGTGCAGAAATCATTCTTCCGTGAAAAGCTCCACTTTGAACCCTTAAAGGTTGGCAAATGCTGCAAAGGCGCGAAGCTCTGGTTTCTTTTCACAGCAAAGGTCTTAAAGTCTTTATTTGGCCTTTGAACTTGTCTTTTGACATTTCCATTGACGTTTCCATCGCTCGACTCTCTTCATCACTCATGATTAGGGCTGGAGAAAATTACTTAATATGATTTAAGGCCCCCAGAACCGGCTTATTTGTAATTTCCCATTTTCTCAAGTTTATTTGTTActcttttagaaaaaatgacaaactaGTGCTAATTGTTTTATCTTAGTTGCCTCAAATAGGTTTGTCTTTGTGTTTCAGATCAGTAAAAGTCAATTTTGCCTAAAGGCATgcagaaaatgtgaaaaaattataaatgaaacaaaaattccaatttgcatGATCCTAACAACTTACCTCAGATTACAGATTAGATTTCATACTAGTACTCAAAGGATATTGGAGGCAAAGAGCAATCCAGAGAAAAATCGTTTCCTAATTCAAAACTTATTCATTAAGGCAATGAAAGTTCAATCAAGCAttttgttgatattttttactttctttcaTCTTATTTGCCAAATTAGTTGCCATATTGGCAAGTTTGATTCGCAAAATGAGTTACCATTTTAGCTAgttttatttgccatttttaggAGTTTGAAGGCCCTTTTATTCACCAGGAACCTGGACCCCTACTCATGACGTGGGAAAAGAGAGCAGAAATAACTGttcctttcttctcttttccgACCTTTCAACTGAGAAAACCATTGATATTAAGCATCTCATTGCTATAATACcgttttctttctcaaggatGCTAACAATGAAGACCTTCGCATTGTTTGTTCCACGTCTCCTGATGGATCTGCACAATGTTCCAATAAGGGCGGATCTTCCGAGCTCAGCTCTTATGCTTCCAGGTAAAGCCAATCACCAATGACAGAGGAAACTATGGATGGTTATTGATACAGCCTCCAGATCTACTACTACGATACAAAACAAACTTGTCTTTGCCCTTTTCCATAGAGTGACCCTCGTGACGTCGAGCAATAGCTGTGGGGTGACCGTGCGAGGGGCTGAAGCCCGTGATAATGGACGTTGGGAATGTCACGTCACAGATTCTTCAATTTCTGGGTCTCAGCATTACAGGTGAGCAAAGTCAAGTAATTACTTATTATTACTAGAGCTGTAAAAATAGTCTattaaatttgtcaaaataatgGCTAAAAAAAGTGGGGAAAAAAGCCGAAATAGTTGGGGaaatagttgataaaatatgcgaAAAATAAGCATGAATGGTGTTTTTCTAGAgttttaggtacaagaagctagatttcgaatttcaaacctctggacatttaGCAAACCACaacaggcccaaaaaggtagctaatttggaaattgctttcctaaaacttccaaaatcaaaaggtcttcccctcaatttggtcaacctgaagacATTGTTAGCACATAACTTGGAAGTTATTGATGCTTATGTGaagttttccatcaatatcaggttcaagtggtcttgtttgcttttgtagcgttgaaggaagcaggaacgttcgaacgaaaatagacaaaatgcgaaaaatggacgaaatgtgtgaaaacggcaaaaaaccACAAAAAGTCGAATGCACCCCAAATAGTcgaatagaccctaaaaagCCGGAAAACGTGTTGAAAAAGccattcaacttttttttaatctgtACTTATTAGTTATTAACATCTGAAGCATTAGCTGCATGACAGCCAATATCGTATAATTGGCGTTCGAGTTTTAAACCACTTTACGTGCGTGGAATCAAGTAGAATACATAGAATGTGGTCACTAAGTTGTGAACAGTTAAGGGAATAGGGATAAAATGTAGagttttcaatgaagaaaaggTCATGTGGTAATAGTTTGCATCTTTCTTGTAGTTTCGTTGATATCCATGTGGCCAACCAGACGACCATCTTCATCACGGATCCCGATATGGAAGAGGACAGCTCACAAACCATCGAATACGACCTCGAAGACGAACGGGCCGAAATCGAAGCCACGTGTACTGGCTATGGCGGAAAACCTGAGCCCACCTTCAGATGGTAGGTTGTCCTTTGTTCAAACAAGCTCTCTTCTGAAGCCTTCTCAATCCAATGAGTGATAACAAGTGTTCTCTTAAttacgcaaataacatttatttaaaTCCCGGGCCCCTAACTGCATCATTTGTATCTTTGGTCCGTTTTCAtatgtttatgcattttaggcttcttttgactgattttgctaGGGCtgaaaatttacattttcactATTTTAATGAGAAATTGGCGCCTCTGACGTATTTCTGCCCTTGACGATTCAGGGTCCCGCctgccatctctttcctaGGGCACTTAGacaatttacaaaaaaaactggaaatgtTGACAAGTCAAAGCTGTTCTATTGACAATACCTgtgattgttatggaagtttAGTCTTTGATTActgttcagatgctgatccatTGGAATCAGAGCATACTATTGCTAGAATATTTGTgtccagcttaacaaattgcttaaggTACCTTGGTATCCCATAACAATATAAAgcattttgacgtttttttgCATCCCTCTATgaatcctgggcttgttttcttgcatctttatttgcatcttgaggtcctttttttatgcataattttgagaaccctaGTGATAACTCTTTAGCTAAGTTTAGTTTCCATTTTATCCACGCAACCACCCCTCAAAACGAAATATTGACAatcaaaaaagataaaattcaTAATGCAAAGCTCAACATTAAcatgcattttgaaattagtAACTAATGCATTATCCCTGGAATAATATTCCCGTTGAAATTCATAAATGAGAGGCAAGAACTTTTTCCTAGACAAAAAACTTGTCAGGACAAAGAAGTCAATGTGACTAAGAGGATATTATGCATCAGCTGACTCTATGCAACCTCTCTGATAAGATGAGTTGTGAGAGAGGGTCACTTTTTAACGGGATTATGGAGTAATTGtgtattgaaacaaaatggagaATAGTGCCACAACACCATCATCTAGTTTTTCTTTCAGTTCCCGAAAGAATTAGCGAAGCAACCATGTCTTTTTCATAACAATGCAACATTTTAGGAGCCAGATTCATTAGAACAAATactcttctctttttcaacCATAACTGTATTCATAAGTTTTCAAACTATTTCAAAAAACGATAGCTTCAACAATGGTAAATGTTTCTACAATGCAAACTTAGTTGAATAACTAGGTACCATGCAAAATCCTAAGGaggtttgatcaaaaatagtCATCATTTCTGGTCATGATCAACCGTGATAGTTCTAAGACCATTGCTaagttttttgattgtttggtcAAAAGTTCATTTCATTGAATGTGAATCTGTTACTTAAAAAGTATTTCTTAGTATTCATTAAATGGTTTTAAGTGTTTAGAACAAACcgaaaattattttcaatgaatagCCGCCACTATCTCTACATCATGGCAATTTCATGAGCGCATTTTTACTACATTGTCTGAAAAGCGTATCAAAAGTTGCATTCATTAGGTGGGGATTATACAacattcagagaaggtacaaatgGTACCTGAATACTTTACGTCTTCTAAAGCGTTCATGAGCTTTCTCTccacccaggttttagggtcaattgtaacaatcatagaggcttaatgtgcctgttatgagagcaccttcaagcccacGAGAATCACTATTAGTTGAAATAATGAGGTCCGTCTCCCTACATcctcaggctccttcattgttctgTTTGTTGACCTCTAATATTTGGATGCATTACTGTGTGTAAGCGTTAATCCATtggcatcttttaagtcagacttggaaactTTATTCTTTTTTGATCAGTCCTACTATCAGCATAATCAGATAAGTCCACTATAAGGAGGCTAACATCATGTACACAAAATTATTAGTTGCGCcctgttttctttttaaataagAGGCACGACCCTGTTTCTGTAAGCTTTTATTTATTCTGCAACAATTGGTCAACCCTAGCTTTGGTTCGAATCCACATAGAGTGCGTGCGTCCGTGTGAACCCTGAAGAATATTCAAGGCCTTCTGGTTGACCTCGATTGCTTGTTTGGCTTTGCCCATTCTCTCCAAAACTAGAGCCCATCTTGAATAGAATGATCCAAGATAGCGTGGCCCATGAGCTCCATACTCTTGATAGGCCTTGTCACAAACGGATCCGTACTCGAAGGCTGGCAGGGTTTCGCCAAATCGGAAATTAGCCTCAAAGAGATTCTCGGCAATCCGTACCATCAGACGATGTTGAGGGTAGAACAGACCTGTCATTTCGCTGAAAGATATTTGACAAGCAAATTACGTGTGGCAGGTGGGATTTCCAATATCTATAAAAGCATAGAGCGCACGCGAAGAGACGTATTTAAGAATTGACTCTGAATAGGTTATCCTTGTATTTAcgattgtttttgaaacaagtgTCACGAAAAACCTGGTATGATTCCTCTAAAAACAAACGAACCCATTTCACTTTACTCTATCATTCTCGATGGTCTTGACCAGACATCTATTGGTTCATATGAGTAATGAGATGAGCTGCGTGATTTTAGAGCTCATACCCGGCTCTTGTGATGGGGTCTTAGGATTCCAAATCATCGTGATACCATAAGCAATCAGCAGAATATCTTGAACATGAAATGTAaatttcaagtcattaaaGAAGGAAATGTTGCCTTTATTACAAATGTACCACAtaaaacttattttcaataaacaaATTCTAACATACTAAAGCTTTCGCGCCAATGCAGCAAGTTTCAACCAGAGTTCCATAAAAGTCAACTCGGGGgtttacaaaacaaaaaccgCCCTATCACTAGTTTCTAAGTTCCTGCAGACCTGCTTTGATGGTCTGATTGGTAAACGTTTGCCCCGAATTGTTCACTTGCTGCAGCTAAATTGGATCAAGAAAACAAAGTAACAATATCATTCATGCAAGCCCAGACACGTGCGTTCCCGTAAAAACCAGAAGCATTCTGGGAAATATATAATTGCCGGCCTATAAGGGTCGTCAAATCATGATTCTTGGTCCTAGTATCAGCCAAGTCCAATATCATTCCACGTTCCACGTATGTGTTACTAGTAATGACTTCCTGTGCAATGACTTTTCCTGATTTGTCCACAAAATAATCGATATCTGATGGGCATGGAAACAGGGACCATGTGTGTTCCATGTGGATTCTCTATCGGCTCAGACAAAACCCCACATTCTGCGTGCAAGTAATATAAAACTATGGTTTTCTTCCACCTTCCACTTGGGTGGTCCGTTAGTCGTTGAACCATTCCACCTTTGGAAAGTaagaagctatttttatcTCGCGCCAATCAATCTTCGTCCCACTTTCAGTATTTGAACTTTTCCAAGGAAAGTGATAGATGGTATTGAGCCCCAGTCCGTGGGttgaaactttcaaatttaCCCATCACACTTGGTGGTTCTCAGGGATTTTAGTCAGCAAGTAAAGACTCCCACCTCGCACGCATCTAATGCCTCGAAAGTTTGGCGTGGGCGATGTTATCACGCCAAATTGAGCACCAATCAGATTTTAGTTGATCGCTCAATTTCATCACCTAACACTTGAAACAGAAGGCCGTGTTCCAATATCTCTCTGCCTAAGCCCCCAGTTCACAAATCAGAGTTGCTGAATTTGATCCCAATCCCCCTGAGAGTcacttttttttgggggggggggatttttAAAACCGGGGAACCAGGAGGGAATAAGTTTGTTCTGGCTGgcatttcctttctttcctaCATCTGGTTTAGATTTTTCGACCAATGGgcgaaaaattgaagaaatattcATCTGATGGCTTTTGTGCCAAGATCGATTTGAAGCAAGTCGATTgcttcttgaaaatttcacaCAATGTGCTCGCCTTTCACATACCCGAAATTAAGAATAGTGGGCGAGCTAGTGTTTGTAACCGTGCATCATTTGATTCCATTTAAGTAAGAAAATGACATTGTAAACCTCTTTTCCACTAATGAGCGCTCAAATTAGCTAATTGTGAGTATATCACGAAAATGAAGTCAACGCCTCCATACTGAAGCGATATGCTAGCCAAAACGCTCCAATCTagtcgagaaaaaaacaactccGACTACCCTTTATTATCAAGTATCCTTacccacgaacttctagaaatatggactggaAACAAACTTCCCGTCAAATGCGCCTCCTTTTGGTCTCAACGATTCTctgccacttttcgaattagaATGATAAGACAAGAAATAcagatctcttcaattgagGGCAGTGTTTTacttttatattatttacttgtaaagttgttcgtttcaaagatttgttgttaaaagcttatgtagctgaccaagagcaggccgaaaattcgaaatttATGTAACGtttgctacataactttggatatATTTCAtgagtttcctaagcatagtcttgggctcaaaattggccaagtttatctATTTAATCAGATCTTGcggtcgtatcaagtgcttatttagCATAAAGTGCACAGTTCAGgagattttttgcttttgttcgCAGTCcaatctctagaagtccatgccTTACCTGAAGAAGGATGCAAGCTCTTTAGTTGACAATCGTTCATCGCGTTCCAATGCGTGATCCACTTTTTCATAAATCTGGTAGTATTTCTTCAAGTGTTCCATTGAGGGTGGTTGCTCACAATTTT is a window from the Tigriopus californicus strain San Diego chromosome 2, Tcal_SD_v2.1, whole genome shotgun sequence genome containing:
- the LOC131893269 gene encoding uncharacterized protein LOC131893269; this encodes MRVLLPFLLAGLLAFSGVCSLSVGQAEIVGSDGLDEDSPIADDDSFTLKCDIQVQGSNDGWLLCMWTHELEDEQDANNEDLRIVCSTSPDGSAQCSNKGGSSELSSYASRVTLVTSSNSCGVTVRGAEARDNGRWECHVTDSSISGSQHYSFVDIHVANQTTIFITDPDMEEDSSQTIEYDLEDERAEIEATCTGYGGKPEPTFRWYINDDRNEISENDLQRRLRPGEDSILGEYVEETIIFQPTLEDLCNSYDIDDYACETNKPRYHFFNFNLICKADQGVYFERENEDQEAMVTVDVVSGSTAPLASVVVLLLSSIISQW